One window from the genome of Bdellovibrio sp. NC01 encodes:
- a CDS encoding M4 family metallopeptidase gives MKFSHIFATGLLLFTFKANAGDVVVYDAALSPIAGIGNNKGVKVLVNGNKVGAIWKRVFITDEARRASANITLVRDFYKNNFGRDSFDNRGSDIEATVRVGRGFIDLFGMRQNAAWDGNKFLFGGGESNGLKWFTGAVDVIGHEYTHAVVQYTSKLKYQGQSGALNEHVADLFGQMIQVKSGQGANDFLIGESVLADDLKEYASKKYGFQVQALRDMLHPEKGLDPQPGHMSQIPAELGQDCKPTAQNDNCGVHKLSGIPNRATALMVQALGWDKLAPVFYAVMTERLSENSQFSDYARETIGECQRRLTSDECLTVSNAFRAVGL, from the coding sequence ATGAAGTTTTCACACATTTTCGCTACAGGTCTTTTATTGTTCACGTTTAAAGCTAACGCCGGCGACGTGGTTGTTTATGATGCGGCTCTTTCCCCGATCGCGGGTATTGGCAATAACAAAGGCGTTAAAGTCCTTGTTAACGGCAACAAAGTGGGAGCGATTTGGAAACGCGTTTTCATTACTGATGAAGCACGCCGTGCCAGCGCGAACATCACTCTGGTTCGTGACTTCTATAAAAACAATTTCGGCAGAGACTCTTTCGACAATCGTGGTAGCGATATCGAAGCGACAGTTCGTGTCGGTCGTGGCTTCATTGATCTTTTCGGTATGAGACAAAATGCGGCGTGGGACGGTAACAAGTTCCTATTCGGCGGTGGCGAAAGCAACGGTTTGAAATGGTTTACAGGTGCGGTTGATGTGATCGGTCATGAATACACTCACGCGGTTGTGCAATACACTTCTAAATTGAAATACCAAGGTCAAAGTGGTGCTTTGAATGAACACGTTGCAGACTTGTTCGGGCAAATGATCCAAGTTAAATCAGGCCAAGGTGCCAATGACTTCTTGATCGGCGAATCGGTTCTAGCTGACGACTTGAAAGAATATGCGAGCAAAAAATACGGCTTCCAGGTTCAAGCTCTTCGCGACATGCTTCACCCTGAAAAAGGCTTGGACCCACAACCAGGTCACATGTCACAAATTCCTGCAGAATTGGGCCAAGATTGCAAACCGACAGCGCAAAATGACAACTGCGGCGTGCATAAGCTTTCCGGCATTCCAAATCGCGCAACAGCGTTGATGGTGCAAGCTTTGGGTTGGGATAAGTTAGCTCCGGTATTCTATGCCGTTATGACAGAGCGTTTGAGCGAAAACTCTCAATTCTCTGATTATGCTCGTGAAACGATTGGCGAGTGCCAACGTCGTTTGACTTCGGATGAGTGTTTGACAGTAAGCAACGCATTCCGCGCTGTTGGTCTATAA
- a CDS encoding four-helix bundle copper-binding protein, translating into MAENYSQSSLNGQHEHETSAMQQCIDNCTECSHLCLQLVPHCLDMGGEHASSEHISILQICSLICETSAKLMTLDSEFHHDLCRLCAEVCKACATDCERLAQGDEMMIDCVEVCRRCAESCERMSAH; encoded by the coding sequence ATGGCAGAGAACTATTCACAAAGCTCTTTAAATGGCCAACACGAGCATGAAACGTCAGCGATGCAACAATGTATCGACAACTGCACGGAGTGCTCGCACTTGTGTTTGCAGTTAGTGCCTCACTGTTTAGATATGGGTGGCGAGCACGCTAGCTCTGAACACATCAGTATTTTGCAAATCTGTTCATTGATATGTGAAACGAGCGCAAAATTGATGACACTAGATTCTGAATTCCACCATGACTTGTGCCGCTTGTGTGCAGAAGTCTGTAAAGCCTGTGCAACGGACTGCGAACGCCTGGCTCAGGGCGACGAAATGATGATCGATTGCGTAGAGGTATGCCGTCGCTGCGCGGAAAGCTGCGAGCGCATGTCAGCCCACTAG
- a CDS encoding trypsin-like serine protease, producing the protein MKSLKYLLVSSLLVAACSDKSAQNSTEVSANGSIVGGKEVQPGDREMTSTVGLYDTEGKFLCTGTLISANLVLTAGHCIGEKPEKMIVIFKENFNDLNKDNTRPVVGAVRHKDYDPKRGTNTADIAVIRFDNTVPVPAGYKTAKLLPDFNLLQKGTSVVVAGYGLNWSWVIKKGSGVLRTTELQVKDPNWSETELSLSQSVKRGICSGDSGGPGYLDIDGQLYVWGVVSRGDSLPIPLTPDCFIFSVYTRIDAYKTFIVEAAAELNK; encoded by the coding sequence TTGAAGTCTCTTAAATATCTTTTGGTTTCGTCATTGTTGGTTGCTGCGTGCTCGGATAAATCGGCACAAAATTCTACGGAAGTCAGCGCTAACGGTTCTATAGTTGGTGGCAAAGAAGTTCAACCTGGCGACAGAGAAATGACTTCAACTGTAGGCTTGTACGATACAGAAGGTAAGTTCCTTTGCACAGGCACATTGATCAGCGCCAATCTTGTTTTAACTGCCGGTCACTGTATTGGTGAAAAGCCAGAAAAAATGATCGTGATCTTTAAAGAGAATTTCAACGATCTTAACAAAGACAACACGCGCCCTGTTGTAGGTGCTGTTCGTCACAAAGATTACGATCCAAAACGTGGCACGAACACGGCTGACATCGCAGTGATCAGATTCGACAACACAGTTCCAGTGCCTGCTGGTTACAAAACGGCGAAGCTTCTTCCTGATTTCAACTTGCTACAAAAAGGCACTTCCGTTGTTGTTGCGGGTTACGGTTTGAACTGGTCATGGGTTATCAAAAAAGGTTCTGGCGTATTAAGAACGACAGAACTTCAAGTGAAAGATCCAAACTGGTCTGAAACTGAATTAAGTCTTTCTCAATCAGTAAAACGTGGTATCTGCTCTGGCGACTCTGGTGGTCCAGGTTATTTGGATATCGACGGTCAGTTGTACGTATGGGGTGTTGTAAGCCGTGGCGACTCTTTGCCGATTCCGTTGACTCCTGATTGCTTTATCTTTTCTGTGTACACGCGTATCGATGCTTACAAGACGTTTATCGTTGAAGCAGCCGCAGAGTTAAATAAATAA
- the ybaK gene encoding Cys-tRNA(Pro) deacylase: MSESKVPVTLAIRMLNDNGVQFVPHLFKYEEKGGTSVSSRELGVPEHAVIKTLIMENDSKEPLVILMHGDMQVSTKQLARDLGVKSINPCKPEVADRHSGYQVGGTSPFGTKRQMPVYMEKTILDLPKIYINGGKRGFLVEILPQEVMRLLSPTLVNVGIKG; this comes from the coding sequence ATGAGCGAATCTAAAGTCCCCGTCACTCTTGCTATTCGCATGTTGAACGATAACGGCGTGCAATTCGTGCCACATCTTTTTAAGTATGAAGAAAAAGGTGGCACATCGGTTTCATCCCGCGAACTGGGCGTCCCCGAACATGCGGTGATTAAAACCTTGATCATGGAAAACGACAGCAAAGAGCCGCTTGTTATTCTTATGCACGGAGACATGCAAGTTTCAACCAAACAGCTGGCTCGTGATCTGGGTGTTAAATCCATCAACCCCTGCAAACCGGAAGTGGCTGATCGCCACTCGGGTTATCAAGTGGGCGGCACCTCACCTTTTGGTACAAAACGCCAGATGCCGGTGTATATGGAAAAAACGATTTTAGATTTGCCAAAGATTTATATCAACGGCGGCAAACGCGGTTTCTTGGTCGAGATTCTACCCCAAGAAGTGATGCGCTTGTTATCGCCCACTTTGGTGAATGTCGGAATTAAAGGCTAA
- a CDS encoding YheU family protein, giving the protein MSDKSLATRARAFYAEPMNEEVKPPVEIPQEDLSADAIEGIIEAFILREGTDYGSVEVSLSAKKEQIRKQLARKDIKIVFDFASESVTLMTKAEWQKLQRLSQT; this is encoded by the coding sequence GTGTCAGATAAAAGTCTTGCGACTCGCGCGCGGGCTTTCTATGCTGAGCCCATGAATGAAGAAGTAAAACCACCCGTTGAAATTCCACAAGAAGATCTGAGCGCTGACGCGATCGAAGGCATTATTGAAGCGTTCATTCTTCGCGAAGGTACAGATTACGGGAGCGTTGAGGTCAGTTTGTCTGCGAAGAAAGAACAAATTCGCAAACAACTTGCACGCAAAGACATCAAGATCGTGTTTGATTTTGCATCCGAATCAGTCACTTTGATGACCAAAGCCGAGTGGCAAAAGTTGCAAAGATTATCGCAAACGTGA
- a CDS encoding glycosyltransferase family 1 protein — protein MNTGSVSLDMIVFSHVRWSDVYQRLHHLMVRYARNRRIFFFEKPQIGDQKESSFEHQYRSGVHVVTPHIPYNFTSTERHDDCRSYIDTLMDEEGVAKFHLWYSDASALKYSEHLIPVLTIYDGFSNSLVTDHESEQILINKADLILNQHPQQKPQLAVGSDVTSDYLLKTFDERNQHLAWDQSWRCVADLEEEAMRRKIRKATELLTRSL, from the coding sequence ATGAATACGGGCTCAGTCAGTTTAGATATGATCGTTTTTTCTCATGTGCGCTGGAGTGACGTGTATCAACGTCTGCACCACTTAATGGTCCGCTATGCGCGCAACCGTCGTATTTTCTTTTTTGAAAAACCGCAGATCGGAGATCAGAAAGAAAGTTCCTTTGAGCATCAATATCGCAGCGGAGTTCACGTCGTGACTCCCCATATTCCCTATAATTTTACCTCGACCGAACGTCACGACGATTGCCGCAGTTACATCGATACCTTGATGGATGAAGAAGGTGTCGCAAAATTTCATCTATGGTATAGCGATGCTTCGGCTCTAAAATATTCAGAGCATTTAATTCCCGTTCTGACGATCTATGACGGCTTCAGTAATTCGCTGGTGACGGATCACGAGTCCGAGCAAATCTTAATAAATAAAGCGGATTTGATTTTAAATCAGCATCCCCAACAAAAGCCGCAACTGGCAGTGGGATCCGATGTGACTTCCGATTATCTTCTAAAAACTTTTGATGAGCGCAATCAACATCTTGCGTGGGACCAATCCTGGAGATGTGTCGCCGATTTAGAAGAAGAAGCGATGAGACGTAAAATTCGCAAAGCCACTGAACTTTTGACTCGCAGTCTTTAG
- a CDS encoding helix-turn-helix domain-containing protein has product MGNKSGLASFLKDKRIEANLSQKDVADFLKYESAQFISNWERGLSSPPITILKKLADFYGISPDKLFEVVLEEEIRQTTVNLQRKFKQAKA; this is encoded by the coding sequence ATGGGCAATAAAAGCGGACTCGCTAGTTTTTTAAAAGACAAGCGTATTGAAGCCAATCTTTCGCAAAAAGACGTGGCGGATTTTTTGAAATACGAAAGCGCTCAGTTTATCTCAAACTGGGAGCGTGGTCTTTCATCGCCACCGATTACGATTCTAAAAAAACTAGCGGATTTTTACGGAATTTCTCCAGACAAACTTTTTGAAGTGGTTCTGGAAGAAGAGATCAGACAGACGACTGTTAATCTGCAAAGAAAATTCAAACAAGCTAAGGCTTAA
- a CDS encoding chloride channel protein produces the protein MSELELSKKRRLIFICLLSCLVAIASMFVAKLLLMGIGLFTNIFYFQSFSLTERAPSENTMGWFAVLVPVLGGVIVGLMARFGSASIRGHGIPEAMENILERESRIPRRITFLKPLSSAIAIGSGGPFGAEGPIIATGGALGSWLGQIIPTTPYERKVILASGAAAGMTAIFGTPLAAVLLAIELLLFEFRAKSFIPVALATVVAATLRTVFFSSGAFFTMPDLAITTIPNLATYFVFGAMMGVLCVLVTKSIYWVEDQFEKLPLHWMWWPALGGIAVGIIGLIEPRSLGVGYDNITFSLSGQLTIGVALSIFIWKFLSWAIALGSGTSGGTLAPLLTLGATFGFVTGTVLNTAFPSLGVDPHAMALVGMAALFAGSSRALLTSVVFALEGTKQPLGLVPLLGCCSIAYLISTLLMKNSIMTEKIVRRGLKVPSDYYPALSDLEEGPAKDHSAKAH, from the coding sequence ATGTCTGAACTCGAGCTTTCCAAGAAACGTCGTCTTATTTTTATTTGCTTACTAAGCTGCCTTGTTGCGATTGCCAGTATGTTCGTCGCAAAACTTTTGTTGATGGGTATTGGTCTTTTCACAAACATCTTTTACTTCCAATCGTTTTCTCTGACCGAACGTGCCCCGAGTGAAAATACGATGGGTTGGTTTGCCGTTCTCGTGCCCGTGTTGGGTGGTGTGATTGTTGGTTTGATGGCGCGTTTTGGTTCCGCAAGTATTCGTGGCCACGGTATACCCGAAGCAATGGAAAATATTTTGGAACGTGAAAGTCGCATTCCTCGTCGAATTACTTTCCTAAAACCACTCTCGTCTGCCATAGCGATTGGATCTGGCGGCCCGTTTGGAGCCGAAGGACCTATCATTGCCACAGGTGGTGCTTTAGGTTCATGGCTTGGGCAAATCATTCCCACGACTCCTTACGAGCGAAAGGTGATTTTGGCTTCTGGTGCTGCGGCGGGCATGACAGCCATCTTTGGAACGCCCCTGGCTGCGGTTCTGCTTGCGATTGAATTGTTGTTGTTTGAATTTCGTGCGAAATCTTTTATTCCCGTAGCGCTTGCAACTGTTGTCGCTGCGACTTTGCGTACGGTGTTCTTTAGTTCCGGCGCCTTCTTTACGATGCCCGATCTTGCAATCACCACTATTCCGAATCTTGCGACCTATTTTGTTTTTGGCGCGATGATGGGTGTCCTGTGTGTGCTTGTAACAAAATCGATTTATTGGGTTGAAGATCAATTCGAAAAATTGCCATTGCACTGGATGTGGTGGCCAGCTCTGGGTGGAATCGCTGTGGGAATTATTGGTTTGATCGAGCCGCGCAGTCTTGGTGTTGGGTATGATAACATTACCTTCAGCCTCAGTGGTCAGTTAACGATTGGCGTGGCCTTAAGTATCTTTATTTGGAAGTTTCTATCTTGGGCGATTGCTTTAGGTAGTGGGACTTCGGGTGGGACACTGGCGCCATTGCTTACTTTGGGTGCAACCTTTGGCTTCGTTACTGGAACAGTTCTAAACACCGCGTTCCCCTCTTTGGGAGTTGATCCCCATGCGATGGCTTTGGTTGGCATGGCAGCTTTATTTGCCGGTTCATCGCGTGCGCTTTTGACATCGGTGGTCTTTGCGCTTGAAGGCACAAAACAACCTCTGGGCCTTGTGCCGTTATTGGGTTGTTGCTCGATTGCATATTTGATTTCCACATTATTAATGAAAAACTCAATTATGACGGAAAAAATCGTTCGCCGTGGTTTGAAAGTCCCAAGCGATTACTATCCCGCGTTGTCGGATCTTGAAGAGGGTCCTGCTAAGGATCACTCAGCGAAAGCCCATTAA
- a CDS encoding efflux RND transporter permease subunit, which yields MRISDVSIKNSVFAWMLFAAFIIFGAISFMRLGVSQLPDVDFPVVNVSITLLGAAPEIMETSVVDPVEDAVSSVEGVERITSVSKTGIANITIEFTLDRNIDVALQEVQTKVAQAQRLLPTNVDPPVITKTNPDDQPIIWLALTYDKNDPFFLMSYAKDYLKDRFTTVPGVGDIILGGYTDPAMRVWLKSDKLLKNNISVTDVMSSITSQHAEIPGGFIQNSEKAFNVRTLGEFTDSKGFDQLIINRRAGQVIQDPFNVIKVKDLGYSKEGLAEVYRISRFDGIQALGLGIKKQLGSNAVAVAQGVKAKIDEVQKTLPPGMKVGVNFDSTRFIEQSVHEMIKHLILAVLLTSIVCWVFLGSWTATLNVLLAIPTSIMGAFIGLYFAGFTLNTFTLLGLTLAIGIVVDDAIMVLENIFRYNEKGLRPIESAIIGAREITFAALAASVAIIAIFLPVAFMQGVIGKFFLQYGITISLAVLLSLIESLTITPMRCSSFVHSGHRTTRIGKAFDAGMDKWRDFYSKTLEWTLGHRVMVLLASVVFVGVSFYAITFLNKEMTPVQDQSLFILRYRTPVGASLDFTDAKSKQIEKWLKGRSEVAHMYTAVGGTGSGGGSDSNTGMMFVTMKDKGQRGKDPKTGKELTQQQFMGLARSELSKQVSDTLIFMMDLSSRGFSTGRGYPIEFSLQGPDWAKLSELNTKMINDMKASGLMADVDSDYLEGMPEVQVVPRRDQAALRGVSVDAIGNTVQALIGGVKNGQYTKNGHRYDIYVQLEKKADPREEFSELLISNDKNNLIPLSKVAELNTKPSLQQISRVNRQRAVTLFANLAPGASQQAALDFIAHKAKELPPTYFVEQSGAAKTFSESFYSLIFALALGIIVAYMVLATQFNSFLDPMTVLMALPFSFSGAFFALLITGQTINMYSMIGILLLMGIVKKNSILLIDFTNSVRDRNPNAHANEALKEACPVRLRPIIMTSVATISAAVPSALATGAGSETFRPMAITLIGGVFVSTLLTLYVVPVTYSLVDRFRKRDVRKQEVAEAFENVGDATSMPFDQNESGEGVSGSAPLLNADGKPAEADLSAMMKSGAGAFAGAAKPGQAKDAQMYIDDFDNEAHSTEIEDEDLSSETKPSHINRKRNAKENLKSEFPEKADAVEKPDKLHRKRKGFFDFFH from the coding sequence ATGCGTATCTCAGACGTCTCGATCAAAAATTCAGTTTTTGCGTGGATGCTGTTTGCGGCATTCATCATCTTTGGCGCGATCTCGTTTATGCGCTTAGGGGTCAGCCAACTTCCTGACGTCGATTTTCCGGTAGTAAATGTCAGTATCACTTTATTAGGTGCTGCGCCTGAAATTATGGAGACATCTGTTGTCGATCCCGTGGAAGATGCGGTGTCTTCCGTCGAAGGTGTCGAGCGTATCACTTCTGTCAGTAAAACCGGCATTGCGAACATCACCATCGAATTTACTTTGGATCGTAATATCGACGTTGCTTTGCAAGAGGTGCAAACCAAAGTCGCGCAAGCGCAGCGTTTGTTGCCAACCAATGTTGATCCGCCCGTTATCACCAAAACCAATCCTGATGATCAGCCGATTATCTGGCTTGCTTTGACCTACGACAAAAATGATCCGTTTTTTTTAATGTCGTATGCAAAAGATTATCTGAAGGATCGTTTCACAACGGTTCCCGGGGTCGGTGACATCATCTTAGGTGGCTACACGGATCCCGCGATGCGCGTGTGGCTTAAGTCCGATAAACTTTTGAAAAATAATATTTCTGTGACCGATGTGATGAGTTCAATCACCTCACAACATGCAGAGATTCCTGGCGGCTTCATTCAAAATTCTGAAAAAGCATTTAACGTTCGCACTTTGGGAGAGTTCACAGACAGTAAAGGTTTCGATCAGCTGATCATCAATCGCCGTGCGGGCCAGGTCATTCAAGATCCATTCAACGTTATCAAAGTAAAAGATCTTGGTTATTCGAAAGAAGGCCTTGCTGAAGTTTATCGCATTTCGCGCTTTGATGGCATTCAAGCGTTAGGTCTTGGGATTAAAAAGCAGTTGGGCTCAAATGCTGTCGCAGTGGCGCAAGGAGTGAAAGCAAAAATCGATGAGGTGCAAAAAACGCTGCCGCCAGGAATGAAAGTCGGCGTGAATTTTGACTCGACTCGATTTATCGAACAATCTGTGCACGAGATGATCAAGCACTTGATCTTAGCAGTGTTGTTAACTTCGATTGTGTGCTGGGTTTTCTTGGGCAGTTGGACTGCGACCTTAAACGTCTTGCTGGCAATTCCGACTTCAATCATGGGTGCATTCATCGGGTTGTACTTTGCGGGTTTTACGTTGAATACGTTCACGTTATTGGGGCTCACCCTGGCCATCGGTATCGTCGTCGACGATGCCATCATGGTTCTGGAAAACATCTTTAGATATAACGAAAAGGGACTACGACCCATCGAATCCGCGATCATTGGTGCGCGCGAAATTACATTTGCAGCGTTAGCGGCATCCGTCGCCATCATCGCGATCTTTTTGCCTGTCGCTTTCATGCAAGGGGTGATCGGAAAGTTTTTCTTGCAATACGGGATTACGATTTCGCTGGCGGTGTTGTTGTCGTTGATTGAATCGTTAACGATTACGCCTATGCGTTGTTCTAGTTTCGTGCATTCGGGACATCGCACTACTCGTATCGGTAAAGCCTTCGATGCGGGCATGGATAAATGGCGCGATTTTTATTCTAAAACTCTTGAGTGGACTTTGGGGCATCGGGTGATGGTGTTGCTAGCATCCGTCGTCTTTGTTGGAGTTTCGTTTTATGCAATTACTTTTTTAAATAAAGAAATGACTCCGGTTCAAGACCAGAGCTTATTCATTTTGCGCTATCGTACTCCGGTCGGGGCGTCGTTGGATTTTACTGATGCAAAATCAAAGCAAATTGAAAAGTGGTTGAAAGGTCGCAGTGAAGTGGCGCACATGTATACCGCTGTCGGTGGTACTGGTTCGGGTGGGGGCAGTGACTCAAATACGGGGATGATGTTCGTAACCATGAAGGATAAAGGTCAACGCGGTAAAGATCCAAAAACCGGGAAGGAACTGACACAACAACAATTCATGGGACTGGCGCGCAGTGAGTTGTCGAAACAAGTATCTGATACATTGATTTTTATGATGGATCTGTCGTCACGAGGTTTTTCAACTGGTCGTGGTTATCCGATTGAATTTTCGTTGCAAGGTCCTGATTGGGCCAAGTTATCAGAGCTGAATACAAAAATGATCAATGACATGAAGGCATCTGGCCTGATGGCCGACGTCGATTCAGATTATTTAGAAGGCATGCCAGAGGTTCAGGTCGTGCCCAGACGTGATCAGGCGGCCTTACGTGGTGTCAGTGTTGATGCCATCGGTAACACCGTTCAAGCGCTGATCGGTGGCGTGAAGAACGGTCAGTACACGAAGAATGGGCATCGCTACGACATCTATGTGCAGCTCGAGAAAAAAGCCGATCCGAGGGAAGAGTTCAGTGAGTTGTTAATTTCTAACGATAAAAACAATCTGATTCCGCTATCAAAAGTGGCAGAGTTAAATACCAAACCTTCGCTGCAACAAATTTCCCGTGTGAATCGGCAGCGTGCTGTGACCTTGTTTGCAAACTTAGCACCGGGGGCTTCACAGCAAGCGGCCTTAGATTTTATTGCACATAAAGCGAAAGAACTTCCGCCGACGTACTTCGTAGAACAATCGGGTGCCGCTAAAACGTTCTCGGAATCGTTTTACAGTCTGATCTTTGCGTTGGCTTTGGGGATCATTGTTGCCTACATGGTGCTAGCAACGCAGTTTAACTCGTTCTTAGATCCCATGACTGTCTTGATGGCGTTGCCGTTTAGTTTTAGCGGAGCCTTCTTTGCGCTGCTGATTACGGGACAAACGATCAATATGTATTCGATGATCGGGATTTTGCTATTGATGGGGATCGTGAAAAAGAATTCCATCCTGTTAATTGACTTTACCAACTCTGTTCGCGATCGCAATCCGAATGCACACGCGAATGAAGCATTAAAAGAAGCATGTCCTGTGCGCTTACGTCCGATCATCATGACGTCAGTTGCAACCATTTCTGCGGCGGTCCCATCAGCCTTAGCAACCGGTGCGGGTTCTGAAACATTTAGACCGATGGCGATCACGTTGATCGGTGGCGTGTTTGTTTCAACGTTGCTGACGTTATATGTGGTCCCGGTGACATATTCGTTAGTCGATCGTTTTAGAAAGCGTGACGTCAGAAAACAAGAAGTCGCTGAAGCGTTTGAAAATGTCGGTGATGCGACTTCAATGCCATTTGACCAAAATGAGAGTGGCGAAGGTGTATCGGGTAGTGCGCCGCTATTAAATGCCGATGGGAAACCAGCGGAAGCAGATTTATCTGCGATGATGAAGTCGGGTGCTGGGGCTTTTGCTGGTGCTGCGAAGCCAGGGCAAGCAAAAGATGCGCAAATGTATATCGATGATTTCGATAACGAAGCACATTCAACTGAGATCGAGGACGAAGACTTAAGTAGTGAAACGAAACCTTCGCATATAAATCGAAAAAGAAACGCGAAAGAAAATTTGAAATCGGAGTTTCCGGAGAAAGCAGATGCCGTAGAAAAACCCGATAAACTACACAGAAAACGAAAAGGCTTCTTTGATTTTTTCCACTGA
- a CDS encoding monovalent cation:proton antiporter-2 (CPA2) family protein, translating into MTHAHLIPVIVFLSSSVLLVSLFQKLGLGSILGYLAAGLLVGPQMLGLITDLNYTQSLSEFGVVFLLFLIGLELQPKKLWSLRKTLIGYGGIQMGLTTLVFGGIAHGFGLSWPASFVVGFSLSLSSTAFALQSLQEKKVLNTEFGRASFAILLMQDVFAIPALAIIPSLGLDTANVAEVNWGAFLFTILGISIFSRTLMGPFLRQVAALRSRELFTGVTLLIVIGVAFLMEHAGLSMALGAFIAGVFLSESEYRHELEADLEPFKGILMGLFFVSVGMSVNAALIIQKPFTIIGLTVLYMIVKGAATYLTGRIMHLKRLPSSNLAVYLVQGGEFAFVIFGVGKNANILSLEWTQTLTLIVTLSMILSPFIILVNDRIQERAIDTLPKKDYDKFENVENPVIIAGFGRFGQIFGRILRTQDIGFTAIDHDTEQIELLRRFSNTVYYGDASRKDILIAAGAAKARYFIIAVDDMAVATQIAELVRTEFPHLIVYARARNRQHVFDLMALKVHHIKRETLDSSLNLTRELLEDLGIPKERTYRMIERFRLHDELMVKEQFKVRHDQKVFLDLSRQGMEQLAQVLKEDAEKTYIEPRPETEKTITHERI; encoded by the coding sequence ATGACTCACGCCCATCTGATCCCCGTCATTGTTTTTCTTAGCTCTTCCGTTCTTCTTGTTTCCCTATTTCAAAAATTAGGACTGGGAAGTATTCTTGGTTACTTAGCCGCGGGATTGCTTGTTGGCCCACAAATGTTGGGCCTGATCACAGATCTTAACTACACCCAAAGCCTTTCTGAATTCGGTGTTGTCTTTCTTCTGTTTCTGATCGGTCTTGAGCTTCAGCCTAAAAAATTATGGTCGCTGCGCAAAACCTTGATCGGTTATGGCGGCATTCAAATGGGGCTTACCACTTTGGTGTTCGGTGGCATTGCGCACGGCTTTGGTTTATCGTGGCCCGCAAGTTTTGTGGTTGGCTTTTCACTTTCTCTTTCTTCAACGGCCTTTGCTTTACAATCGCTACAAGAAAAGAAAGTTTTAAACACAGAATTCGGCAGAGCTTCTTTTGCGATCTTGTTGATGCAAGACGTGTTTGCGATCCCTGCCCTTGCGATCATTCCAAGCTTGGGACTTGATACGGCAAATGTTGCTGAAGTGAACTGGGGGGCTTTCTTATTTACGATCCTGGGCATTTCGATCTTCAGCCGCACATTGATGGGTCCCTTCTTACGCCAAGTCGCAGCCTTGCGCAGCCGTGAGCTATTTACGGGCGTGACGTTACTGATCGTAATCGGTGTCGCCTTCCTGATGGAGCACGCAGGCCTGTCGATGGCCTTAGGCGCCTTCATTGCCGGTGTCTTTTTATCAGAATCTGAATATCGTCATGAATTAGAAGCCGATCTAGAACCCTTCAAAGGGATCTTGATGGGTCTATTCTTCGTCTCTGTTGGGATGTCGGTGAATGCGGCTTTAATCATTCAAAAACCATTTACGATCATTGGTCTGACGGTTTTGTACATGATTGTGAAAGGTGCGGCGACTTATCTTACGGGTCGTATCATGCACTTAAAACGTCTGCCTTCTAGCAACCTTGCCGTCTACCTAGTGCAAGGTGGTGAGTTCGCCTTCGTAATCTTCGGCGTTGGTAAGAATGCTAATATTCTTTCTTTAGAGTGGACACAAACACTGACTTTGATTGTGACACTTTCGATGATCTTAAGTCCGTTTATTATTTTAGTGAACGATCGCATACAGGAAAGAGCCATCGATACGTTACCGAAAAAAGACTACGACAAATTTGAAAATGTCGAAAACCCCGTGATCATTGCGGGCTTCGGTCGCTTTGGTCAGATCTTTGGCCGTATCTTAAGAACACAGGATATCGGTTTCACCGCTATTGATCACGACACAGAACAAATCGAACTGCTGCGCAGATTCAGCAATACGGTTTATTACGGAGACGCTTCCCGCAAAGACATTCTGATTGCGGCAGGTGCCGCGAAAGCACGATATTTTATTATTGCCGTAGATGACATGGCGGTCGCAACGCAAATCGCAGAACTCGTGCGCACGGAGTTCCCGCATTTAATCGTCTACGCGCGAGCGCGCAATCGTCAGCACGTGTTTGACTTGATGGCCTTAAAAGTTCATCACATCAAACGTGAAACTTTGGATTCAAGCTTAAATCTGACACGCGAACTTTTAGAAGATCTTGGCATTCCGAAAGAGCGCACTTACCGCATGATCGAACGCTTCCGCTTGCATGACGAATTGATGGTCAAAGAACAATTCAAAGTTCGTCACGATCAAAAAGTTTTCTTGGATCTTTCACGCCAGGGCATGGAACAATTGGCGCAAGTTCTTAAAGAGGACGCAGAAAAAACATACATCGAGCCTCGTCCAGAAACAGAAAAGACAATAACCCATGAGCGAATCTAA